ATCCGATCGATTTGGTTCGAGAAAGGGTTTATTTCGTCCGAACCGGTTcggtcatatatatataatataaacccTCTTCCCATTTCTTGATTCGATTTCACAGGGAAAGGAGGTTCCGGCGAACAGCTATGGCCACCTTGAAAGAGATTCTGACCAGACGACCCGTCGCTGCCACCATCAGGCTCACCGTCCCTGCTGGTGGAGCTCGCCCTGCGCCACCGGTGGGTCCAGCGCTTGGTCAATACCGGCTGAATCTGATGGCTTTCTGCAAGGATTTCAATGCCCGGACTCAAAAGTACAAACCCGAGACACCCATGGCCGTAACCATTACAGCTTTCAAGGACAACACCTTCGAGTTCACCGTCAAATCACCGTCAGTTACTTGGTACTTGAAGAAAGCTGCTGGGATCGAATCTGGGAGCAGCCGCCCAGGCCACGTAGTCGCCTCCACGCTCTCAGTCAAGCACATTTATGAGATCGCTAAAGTCAAGCAGTCTGATCCTTATTGCCAGTACATGCCACTAGAATCCATTTGTAAGTCCATTATCGGCACTGCCAATAGCATGGGAATTAAAGTCCTTAACGAATTGGAGTAATGCAACAGCTAAATTTCtagggttttatttttctcctatTGTTCTTCAGTATCTCGATTTAAATTGAGCGTTTTTTGCAGTCACCTACATCTTCTTACTGtgaattaatgttattattccGTATGCTAAGTCGGCTATCTAATCCTGACAGTTTGAGTTTCTCTAGAAATTGAACCAATTCCAGCAATTTGCTCCTGAATGTCAAAGAAAATGGGGCTAGGATAATAGCTAAATaaaagtgctttttttttccattagaTTTTGCTATTGAACAATGGCCATTCTGTGAGTTGTGAACTGATTTCATTTTGATGAACCAGTTAGTGATGAACTACCCCCAATTCAATATCTCTGGTCCAATTTACTGAATTTGATGAACTCTGTGAAACTGTTATTGTGGGTTTTCATGTTTAGCAGTAGTCTTGGTTCCTCATTCACCTCTCATCTCTTGTTGATTAGCTTAGTGGGATTGTATATGTGTTCTAGATGGACAACACTTATCTAACTCTTCCTAGTTCAATCATTAGTGGTCATCTACTgagaattaattttctatacaGTAGAGTAAGGTTGATTTGTCCAGGTGCACGTAACTGGTTGGATGGACACTCACGGATATGAAAGAGAAAGATAGATAATTGTTGTAGATAGCAGACTTGTAACATGAATTTTTGTAGAAAAAGATGTAAAGTTAACAACTCATTACATTTATAGCTTAGTTAGGAGCTGTTAGTTTGTTACTTGTATCAAGTAAGAGTTTATGACAAATGACAAATATACAAGTCTTCTTTGTTAATCTTTGTTTCGCTCTTGATTTGGcataagattttcttttttcatgtcCTCTTTACATCGTCCATCTTTTCCAATTGAGAGCAATCATTGCCATGAATAATCTGATTGAGGAGATAAGAGTGTGAATCCTTTTGATTCATCTCTCCCTGATGCTTCAACTATCAGCATTAGATTAAATTACAACACAACCAAACACTACAATgcaaatttcttcttccctcaGTCCTAAATCATCAGGATCCGTCGTTTTGAGTGTTGTGATGATGCTTCGTGATTTGTTCTTATACTGTTATTGGATTCTTTGCTTGTTTGATGGTAACAACTGTAGGTGATGAATATACAAATCCGTGAGTTAAAAGATTTTAGTTATAACAACAAGAAGCATGATGATATTCTAAAGTGTTTTGACTTTGAGTTTAAATTAGTGATAGAGAAGAGAATGGTTGCTCTAATTGCTCTTGCTGTAGATATGCATCCATGTGGGTATTTTGGGCTTgcttgaatttttgaaaaatagaacacATCTATGCTCCCTAGACTAGGGCATTCGATGAAATTTGCATCTTTGATCAGATCgttaatgtttattaattaattgaaaattttaatttgatttttatagtttggaaaaacaatgaaacttaattaattaatttgaattagtaAACAGATATTAACAATATAAGCAAAAGTTGAGTacttggtaaaaaaaaaagggttgagattatgaacaacaagttcaaaacaaaagggaaaaaaacaagaaacaaaagagtTGGCACAGAATCTCCTGCTCGTTTGTAAAAGACTGGCCAAAAAGCCAAGAAAAAGTGATTGTAATGGATAGTATTCAAGTATACTGTATACACCAATATTCCAACAAAATCTATTTCTATCCAACTATAGGAAGAGCTATTATATACACTAAGAATAATTAAGAGTAGTACAGAATGTGCTTATATATTTGATGgtttgaatataataaaagagagGAAGTCAGtgttgaatattaaataaaagcagaaaagagaaaggagagaAGATATTGTGTATCACTTACCAATCAAACATACATTCTAAAAGAATTGATGATGAgctattattaaaaagaatatgactTCAGTCTTTACATTCAAAATCTTATATTGTCTTCTTATGTTTCAATGTGTCtcaagaggaagaggaagaggaaatttggttttaaaaaagaaaacaatgaaatcTTTGAATATGAGGAAGTTCATATCATAGAACCCTAAAATAATTGGTTGACGTATTgatgaaggtaaaaaaaagtaaaattttgtagGATTAAGTTTCTCTTTGCGATGGAGTCCTCCAGAAGCCAGTTCCGTAAAATCGTTCCCACATCTCCTTCTCCAATTCAATATCCTCCGATGACAAATACGAGGACGGAAGCGATTCTCCCCAATCCTCTTTTTCACCACCACCATCATCATTCCCGGCCCACTCCTTACCTCCCGCCCCCGCGTTTTTCTTTGCGATCTCCCGTCGTTTTCCCCTCTTATTCCACACTTTCTTGCAGAGTCCTACTGGAACTTTATACACCGTCAATATCAGAAGATTCATCATACTGCATGGAAAGCAACAACATATTGCCGCGCACTCCGCTGCTGTTCCACCGGCAACCTCCGCGAACCGGCGCTTTTCTTTAACTCTGTTGCCTGATTTGTCTCTGAGTAGGGGTTGTTGGCGAGTACCTGGGGGCGATCGGAGGAGGACGCCCTGATTCATGATTGGATCGGGGATAGGTCAAGTTAAGCGCGTTGGATTACTGTGCATTAAGCAAACAGGGGAATGGGAATCCAGAAAGAAGAGATCGAAGAGGGATTGATTATTGTGGTGTTGTTCTTGAAGGAGGGTTATGGTGAGAAGATGAAGTGAAGGGGGAAAGTGAGGAAGAGGATGCGATTAATGGGAAGGAAagatacaaaaatggaaaaggattTGCAAAACTTTTGTGTGAAGATTTTTTGCTTATTTTCTTGGAGAGTATATGAATTTATATGGAAGTATGAAATAGTGAATTCAAAAGGTCAGACGTGTCCTCCACCACTCATTCAACACTTTCTCGCTAACACTAACACGAACCCCTTCAACacacactctctctctcttcttaatttttttactttcattttcttttatttcttctgtaactaaaaataataattaatattctcaatatgatatatatcaattttaaaaaatattaaaataaattaaagtatttatagGCTTCTATCAattaatatcactaatagaacatatcaatatctataaaatattaaaatatttatagacttctatcaattaatatcactaataaaaacataacatATCAATATCTATCAACCATGTTTACGTTACTAATAGAAacatatcataatttattaaatattttatcaaatttgttattttttatcatttttctaatctaaattattttgtttattattataggAGGATGGTTAGTTcttaaaagtaagaaaattatagtttcataattagtttattattgGACATagtgaggttttttttttgtactagACTTACGTGAATATTGATTTCAAATCATAAGAggtttaaatttcaatattctATAACCACATAACTCATAAGaggtttaaatttgaatattttataagcACAAAATCGCACAAAATATTATCTCTTAAAAGTTTCCATGTCTGGCCTATTTGCATATTAAATAgcaaaccctaaaccctaatatatagtattatgtttcaattaaatcacatcatttttattttattacaaacaattgagaagattttaaaaaaattgataggaAGGATAATAAAAACccagaaaagaagaagaagaagaaaaatcttaaATGTGGGGATACATATGCGATTCATGTAAGGAGAGGCGTCGTTATCGTTCCAATATAAGAATGAAAAGGACAAAAATGGAGGTCATTGGCAGTAATGGGAAAAATGACAAAGTGGATTTTGGTTTCCAGATAATTGAATTCAATTCAATGCTGCCctaccacttttttttttattattattatttattaacttctAAGTCGTAACCAAGACCAAGACCATTTCCTTTTATTCATATCGATAATGTTGAGCAATTTCGTGTCCACAGTCCACCCGCCcattatttgtttatgtttgtCCACAATCTTATACgtgggaaaaacaaaaactatatagAGTCCATTTTGGTGTTCATGAATCCCCCAAGTCCCACCGCCTACTATTGccttttataatatttctttatatatatgtatgtatatatatagaagtaacaaaagatagaaaagaaaaaggaatgagTTATTCTTCTAGACATGTATGTATAAAATTGATGATGAGTAAGAAATGAATTCATAAATCCTATAACTAATCACACAGTAGAGTGGAGGTTTGTTTACCAATATGAGAGAAGAAGGGAGGAGGAGGAACAAAATggttaatttttcataatccTGAGGTTGAGGGAGTCAGTAGTGTGTTTgttatacaaaaatttaaataaggAGTAGTAAAAAGGCGAATCTCTTACTCAACCACCTATTATTCCAAACCAATGAAGAATTACTGCTAATATCAGCATGCATATTGCTAAGATCATACCGGGACGTCCAAGTAACCAATTCTTTGCTTTCTTTCCGCCTTCTACACCTCTTTGAATTTTATCTGCCCAACGCATCTGTAATTAAGagagattttttctttcttttatcagaaccatagagaagaagaattcTGTTTGGGGGATAACGGGAAGGGAAGCGAACGACGTACCATTTTATCTAAATCCTCCGGTGAGAAAGATGATATGGCTTCCTGAGCTTTTGCTGCATCCTCAGGAGAAAGCTTCAGACCAAATTGTTCGCTCATATTTGCCATCATCTCTGGACTCATGTTCTTTATCATTGATGTGAACATCTAAcagattaaattaaacaaaaccaattatTAAGAGTGAGTTAAGTATGGTAAAAGCAAATGAACTCACTCATTTTATATCGTTTATAGCTTAAGATTTACAAACCTGCTGCATGGCTGGATTTTTCATTTGACTTCTCATTTGTTCTT
This is a stretch of genomic DNA from Cucumis sativus cultivar 9930 chromosome 4, Cucumber_9930_V3, whole genome shotgun sequence. It encodes these proteins:
- the LOC101219326 gene encoding 54S ribosomal protein L19, mitochondrial, whose translation is MATLKEILTRRPVAATIRLTVPAGGARPAPPVGPALGQYRLNLMAFCKDFNARTQKYKPETPMAVTITAFKDNTFEFTVKSPSVTWYLKKAAGIESGSSRPGHVVASTLSVKHIYEIAKVKQSDPYCQYMPLESICKSIIGTANSMGIKVLNELE